The window cgtTACTAACTTTAACCCGTGGCTTACTGGTTACAAAATTTCACCAGATAATAAATTGCTCTTTcccagggatgtcgtaaaagaatAGGCTTCTGTATTCTTggtcctcttttaggcgatgcgctagcagcGAGGTCCTCTGACACGAGTATTCTATACTTACTAGAGGGCCTCAACAACTGGCTTtgtaaaactgttttactgaataaacgaattttgatttttgattttttttttttgatcttTCCATTCCAGTGCAATACCTGAACCAATGGAAATGCGTGGCGGTGTTCAAGAACGAGTCGTCGGCGGGCGCGGCCGCGGGCGCCCCGGGCCGCGCCTCCACCGCGTACGTGCGCCTGGCCGCCATCGCCGACCCCGCGCTCATGCCGCGACACTGACACACGTACGTGCGCCTGGCCGCCATCGCCGACCCCGCGCTCATGCCGCGACACTGACACACGTACGTGCGCCTGGCCGCCATCGCCGACCCCGCGCTCATGCCGCGACACTGACACACGTACGTGCGCCTGGCCGCCATCGCCGACCCCGCGCTCATGCCGCGACACTGACACACGTACGTGCGCCTGGCCGCCATCGCCGACCCCGCGCTCATGCCGCGACACTGACACACGTACGTGCGCCTGGCCGCCATCGCCGACCCCGCGCTCATGCCGCGACACTGACACACGTACGTGCGCCTGGCCGCCATCGCCGACCCCGCGCTCATGCCGCGACACTGACACACGTACGTGCGCCTGGCCGCCATCGCCGACCCCGCGCTCATGCCGCGACACTGACACACGTACGTGCGCCTGGCCGCCATCGCCGACCCCGCGCTCATGCCGCGACACTGACACACGTACGTGCGCCTGGCCGCCATCGCCGACCCCGCGCTCATGCCGCGACACTGACACACGTACGTGCGCCTGGCCGCCATCGCCGACCCCGCGCTCATGCCGCGACACTGACACACGTACGTGCGCCTGGCCGCCATCGCCGACCCCGCGCTCATGCCGCGACACTGACACACGTACGTGCGCCTGGCCGCCATCGCCGACCCCGCGCTCATGCCGCGACACTGACACACGTACGTGCGCCTGGCCGCCATCGCCGACCCCGCGCTCATGCCGCGACACTGACACGCGTACGTGCGCCTGGCCGCCATCGCCGACCCCGCGCTCATGCCGCGACACTGACACACGTACGTGCGCCTGGCCGCCATCGCCGACCCCGCGCTCATGCCGCGACACTGACACACGTACGTGCGCCTGGCCGCCATCGCCGACCCCGCGCTCATGCCGCGACACTGACACACGTACGTGCGCCTGGCCGCCATCGCCGACCCCGCGCTCATGCCGCGACACTGACACACGTACGTGCGCCTGGCCGCCATCGCCGACCCCGCAACACTGATACACGTACTGACcacgtatatatgtacatacgtgattatgtatgtatgtaatataggCACAGGCCAATTCCCTTATAACGTTAAGCCGTTCGTCAACTTACATACGGAATTAGGATAATTTCTTTTCAGTTGTGAATTATTTAAGtggttttattgaaatgtttttgGGCAATCTGAATTACAAAGTTGAAtccgtagcatggcacgcgcgacgccgtttctATCGCCGTTTcggtttttattatgacgcgaaacgagacagcgatagtttaaaggctgaagagtttttttacgacattgtttcagtattattttttaggcgatgggctagcaacctgtcactatttgaatgtcaattctatcattaagccaaatagctgaacatagcatattcagtgttttcaagacttttgactctgtctaccccacaagggatataaacgaaTGTATATATTGTTTCAGTAACTAGATcatgtcaataaaatattaaaatattaatgtatcactctattattatttagcttgcatctaaaaatgtaaaactaaCAAAATGTAGAACGCGTACAAAAACATGTCTAACATATAATCGTTGTGTGTAACATTCTCATCTTTTTATTCGCTTAAGATTACAATTAtggtacgaaaaaaaaaaaaagagtttcaACAAAAAGTTTGTAAATCTTCCAAAATGTGACGTCACTTCATGGGGGCGGTTCTTCGGAGCCTCTGCAGGTGCGGAGTAGTGGTGTCCTTGGACCGGGAAGTGAACCAGCCCACCTGGTGGAGTACATGTTACATTCAAAACTGCATttctgacaaaaaaaatatctgaaaaccgcatcaaaatcggttcagcgaaacgcgagataatcggcaaacaaacaagcaaacgaacaaacatacatacataaagtcacgtccatatcccttgcggggtagacagagccatgaCTGACAGGCTACGttcggctgtatggctttatgatcgGATTCAGATTATTTGAGAGATATAAACATcctactaatgttataaatgcgaaagtatgtatgtcgggatgtcagtatggatgtttgttactctttcacgccaAAACTACCGATAAACATAAatcgattacaatgaaatttggtatgtaggtagatagctgaagacccagaataacatataggccactttttatcccggagttcccgcggtaccgattgttacgttatgattgggtttccacgcggacgaagtcgcgggcggcctcttcTATGAAATAAATGTGGCATATGACAGAGCGGGAAAAAACCTGCGATTAAAAAGGCAAAAACTTACCGGCATAGCTCTCTCGCTCTTACAATGACTGTTTGAAGACGAATGCGGGCTGACTATGTTCCTGCGAACATTATACGTACATTTATctatacatttttcatttcaatactAAACCTGCGTTCAAAACGTTTTAATACCGTGTCTAAATACGTCTTAATAACGTTTCTTTcttgtatgaaaaattatttagtgattaatatttttatcttctttaagtctttaattattcatagTATAAATGCAATTAAGCATTCGCttcaatgttataattttttttaactggtgcaatatatacatactcgtatatacctACAGCGAGTTTTACAATCACTAATAGCCTATATACATTTAAGAGCCAATTACAGGTCTTCACTAATGAAAacagtttatatatatatatatgatatatgAAGACCTGTAATTGGCTCTTAAATGTATATAGGCTATTAGTGATTGTAAAACTCGCTGTAGGTcatccaaaataaataaatgctttggtcaaaataaacaacataccCCAGCGAAGCTCGCTTGATCGTGGTCGCGGTATTCTGCAGCAGTATTCTGGTGGGAGGCGACACTACGCCTGTCGCCCTCCAGCTGTCAACAAAACATTCAGCGTTCATTCCACTGTCATTTTTCTAACTGCAAATATCacattaggcgatgggctagcaacctgtcactatttgaatctcaattctatcatcaagccaaaaagctgaacgtggtttataagtcttttcaagattgctggctctgtctaccaagcaagggatatagacgtgatcatatgtatgtatgtatgcaaatatAACAGATTCCAATATCAGCCCCGTTAGCGATGTACCCGTTACGTCATCTTACAAACTCCAGAGTCCGCCAACGACCACGCTCCAGGGATTTTAGGTATTACAAAGTCATTCTCATTTGAACAGGGTTTTTTACATAGCCCAGGGTTCCCAGTTGCAACGTTCCCCACACATGATTTTTACATAtgcacagaaatttaatataataatggtAACTGTACATGAACATGAATCTAAGACATAAATACCTTGGCAGCCCATCGCCGGCCCTCCTATAAAACTCCGTCCTCTTCACATCCCCCCTGGCCGGGCAGCTGCTCAGGCGTTTCTCCTCTTCCGCCGGGACACTCCTCATGCACGAGGTCCTGGTGTACCGCCTCGCGTTCCTCGGCTCGTTCACGTCTGTACTGGAATGCTCAGTTATACTGGGGAGGCGAGGGTCGAAACAGTCCCCATAGTCGTTCATCTTAAAAACTGGCTTCTTATCGCAAAACGCTGTCGGAGGTCGCGAGAGGACCACATGTGGCGGTCGCTTTATCACAGGTTTTTGCTCTTGCTTAACTGGCTTCGGTATAGCTGGGTTGAGCACACGATTCACTATTTTGGGGGGCTCCAATTTCGGCTTGGCAGCCTTTTGAGGCGAGGTGCTTCGTCGCAAAATGGGCTTAGTTATTGGCGGCACAGAGTGGTCTTTCGCTTGATACTCCGGTGGGGAAATGGGGCGTGGTTCAATCATGTTGGCGGACCACAACAGGTCGCCAGGCACCTGAGTTTGGTGCAGGTGAGTCTTGATGTTGTAAATGCCAGCGATGGCGCCGAACGGATCAGCTTTTACTTCGGCAATGACGTCTATCACAGTACGGCCGCTCAGCTCGGCGATTTGTTTGTATATCTGCATGATGGACAAGTTTTTATTGAACGTAGTAGGAACCAGTACGATTAAGAGACTTTCGTAATTTTTAACCAGCTACGATTTCCCTCGAATAAAATCCTGGATCCACTCGCTCTCTCTCATTTTGGCGTGTTCCCAATTGCATCTTCTGCCATTAAGCCTCGGAGCCTGGGGTCCACTCCTCCTCATCATAATGATGACCAAGATCAAGGACCTCATTCGCAGAAATCGCCACATTCATTCGCTTGTAGCGGTTCTCTAATTTGGCAATAAATTCTACTTGTAACGTTGTTGCTTTAGATGCCAAGGTCCTACTTAACCTGGGAGTTACCTCTTTATTGGCCTTAGGATCGACGGCGCCCAGGGGGTGAGTCTTCATGCGCATGCCCGGCTTCTTGATCCAGCGCAGCCTCTCACCTCCTTGTTGCCATATTGCTTCAGATGCCGAGTTCCATCCTAAATTAGCAGTTCCCTCTCTATTGGCCTTAGGGTCGACGGCGCCCAGGGGGTGAATCTTCATGCGCATGCCCGGCTTCTTGATCCAGCGCAGCCTCTCACCTCCTTGTTGCCATATTGCTTCAGAGCCCAAGGTCCTATCCTAACTTAGCAGTTACCTCTCTATTGGCCTTAGGGTCGACGGCGCCCAGGGGGTGAGTCTTCATGCGCATGCCCGGCTTCTTGATCCAGCGCAGCCTCTCACCTCCTTGTTGCCATATTGCTTCAGAGCCCAAGGTCCTATCCTAACTTAGCAGTTACCTCTCTATTGGCCTTAGGGTCGACGGCGCCCAGGGGGTGAGTCTTCATGCGCATGCCCGGCTTCTTGATCCAGCGCAGCCTCTCACCTCCTTGTTGCCTATTGCTTCAGAGCCCAGGGTCCTATCCTTACTTAGCAGTTACCTCTCTATTGGCCTTAGGGTCGACGGCGCCCAGGGGGTGAGTCTTCCTGCGCATGCCCGGCTTCTTGATCCAGCGCAGCCTCTCACCTCCTTGTTGCCATATTGCTTCAGAGCCCAGGAACCTATCCTAAATTAGCAGTTACCTCTCTATTGGCCTTAGGGTCGACGGCGCCCAGGGGGTGAGTCTTCCTGCGCATGCCCGGCTTCTTGATCCAGCGCAGCCTCTCACCTCCTTGTTGCCATATTGCTTCAGAGCCCAGGAACCTATCCTAAATTAGCAGTTACCTCTCTATTGGCCTTAGGGTCGACGGCGCCCAGGGGGTGAGTCTTCCTGCGCATGCCCGGCTTCTTGATCCAGCGCAGCCTCTCACCTCCTTGTTGCCATATTGCTTCAGAGCCCAGGGTCCTATCCTTACTTAGCAGTTACCTCTCTATTGGCCTTAGGGTCGACGGCGCCCAGGGGGTGAGTCTTCATGCGCATGCCCGGCTTCTTGATCCAGCGCAGCCTCTCACCTCCTTGTTGCCATATTGCTTCAGAGCCCAGGGTCCTATCCTTACTTAGCAGTTACCTCTCTATTGGCCTTAGGGTCGACGGCGCCCAGGGGGTGAGTCTTCATGCGCATGCCCGGCTTCTTGATCCAGCGGTGCCGCGCAGCCTCCTCGATCTTCATTCGCTGTTCCACGTCAGGCTCTAGGAGTTGTTGGATGAAGGTCTTGCATTCTGACATACAAAATGGCTACAACTGATTTAAAACATTCGCGTTTCattatactatatatttatatacatacgtatgtcacgtttttatccctcgcggggtagacagaagcaacaatcttgaaaatactgataggccacgttcggcggtttggcttaatgatagaattgagattcaaatagtgacagtttgctagcccatcgcccaagaagaatcccaagttgcattaaactgtttataaacaatacaggtattaaacgtgCATTTAAAGTAGACCTTTATTATATCTAGGCTCGATAACCACAGATAATTTGACACAcccgaaataaaaaaaaacttgcgtagggtattttataaatagactgggtatgcctgcgacttcgtccgcgtggaatagttattttgggcatcattgaagccctcaaaattgaataatttttccccattttttttttacattttccattatttctttgcttcttatagttttAATGTGATGCTacatatagcctaaagccttcctcaattcgaaccagtagtacCTGAGAtttgcgcgttcaaacaaacaaactcgtcagctttataatattagtatagatacatattCAAAGAATAATGTTTCCTTTTCAGGTAATCTTCAGACAAACCCAAGCGCAATCAAAACAAAGCCTAAGTGTTGTAAAGGactgaaaatattgttaattgtaaatatatttttttattttatttaagtttcctGTCCTTGTTATACTTCTAAGAAGTGAGAGAGCTGCACATATGGTTAGTATTGCTAAAAAACAGATTCCATACTCAGTGTGTGTCAAATCATTCGACAATGAGAACTAGCGTTGccgaaatatatatttatttatatatagctgtttggcttataaataaatatatatatatatttataagccaaacagctgaacgtggccctcatcagtcttttcaagactgttggctcagtctagggatacagacgtgattatatgtatgtagtaaaaactttttacaCAAAcctactcccgtctgacctccacaacctcgTAAGGAAACTAACCCACCTCTGTCATTAttatttctgaattataatCACCAATGTTTCATTCATCATCAAAACATATGTTTCtgttgttatattattatgtttcacTAAGGTTTCGAAATGTTAAAGTGACCTTTATTTAATGTACTCGAAGTAACTAATTGTTTTTGCATCTTTTCAATCGAATAAATTgtgtctttatttaaaaaaatttgttcgTTTTTATACctatctgccgtgtggttcccggtaccaataaataaaagaatacggaccactccatctcgttcccatggatgtcgtaaaaggcgactatgggataggcttataaacttggtattcctctttttggcgatgggctagcaacctgtcactatttgatcattaaaccaaatagctaaacgtggtctatcagtcttttcaagactgttggctctgtctaccccacaagggatatagacgtgactatatgtatgtttgtatgttatatttttatactggtACGAGCTGCCTCTGAACAAAACGTATGAGCTGTTGTAAGCGTTAgtttttcctcctggctttagtcccggttgcatccctCACCATTCTGAAGATGAGCCCATgaaatatttccttttttcgACCCGGGAcctgcctttgaccatggatgcttggtgagtcaggtttatacacgaagcgacCCCCATCAGACCTCTGCCATCTTATCAGGGGAATCTAACCGGtgatgccgtgccgtgtggtgcagctaaacaaaaaaaaataggactactccatctctttcccatggatgtcgtaaaaggcgactaagggatagggacttacaaacttggaattctttttaggcgatgggctagcaacctatcactatttgaatctcaattctatcattaagccaaatagctaaacgtggtcattcagtcttttcaagactgttggctctgtctagcccacaagggatatagacgtgaccatatgtatgtatgtatgtgaatctaacccgtattggatcgatcatggttacacatccacttgcctgaatgtgcaggtttccacaCGATGTtatccctcaccgtaagagcatcggttagtatacaaactaatgtacacaactttgaaaatagtcattggtacatggtgTTGATGGTGGGTTTTGAACCTGTGACTggatgtgcaggtttccacaCGATTTTAtacctcaccgtaagagcatcggttagtatacaaactaatgtacacaactttgaaaatagtcattggtaaatGGTTTGATgccctctgtggcgcagcggttatacgcttgtctgtgacaccggaggtcccgggttcgaatcccgggcagggcatgatgaaaaaagaactttttcagattggcctgggtcttggatgtttatctatataagtatttattataaaatataatatcgttgagttagtatctcgtaacacaagtctcgaacttactttgaggcttactcaatcagtgtaatttgtcccgtatatatttatttatttactagaggccgcccgcgacttcgtccgcatggaaaccctatcaatcccgcgggaactctgggataaaaagtagcctatgtgttattctgggtcttcagctacctacataccaaatttcatggtaatcggttcagtagtttttgcgtgaaagagtaacaaacatccatacatccatacaaactttcgcctttataatagtagtaggatttgtTATCTatagatataagtatttgttataaaatataatatcgttgagttagtatctcgtaacacaagtttcgaacttacttcgaggctaactcaatctgtgtaatttgtcccgtatatatttatttatttatctaccaGAGGAGACGCAAGCGAGCGCCGCGCGTTGCTTCCTCGTAAATCCCCGCGCTATGGCCGCCCGGAGCTGAGGACGCGACTTGCCGTCGCCCCCGTCTCCGCCCGTGAACGGCAGCCCACCGGTCACCATTCCGTACACGATCACGCCTCTGTTGGGGATAAAAATTGAATGAATATTCATAGCCGTATagcttagtgccgtgtggttcccggcagtgccgtctggttcccggcaccaatacaaaaaagaataggaccactccatctctttcccatggaagtcgtaaaaggcgactaagggatagacttacaaacttgggattctttttaaggcgatggactagcaacctgtcactaattgaatctcaattctatcattatgccaaatagcttTTTAAgtcagttggctctgtctaccctataaGGGATGATGACGTGAATTTATGATCGTATGTTTAAAACACACAGATTTGAATTGGGTGATAGTTATtggtttgttataaaaaactcgacatacattttttacagTTAGTCGAAAAAGGATGTAACAGGCATTCTTCTCTGATGAATTACATCCCCACACAATCTGAAGAAAAGCCCAGCCATTTAATTGCCATGACTCAGCATTCAATATTTGCATGCTATAATTCATGGCTGACCAGgaggaaatatgttttgttttataccttttgtaaaccctagtcaaaagcaaataaatattctattcacTGGTTCCACTCGTATGCTGGATAAACTTACATGCTCCAAAGGTCCACTTCGGGCCCGTAACGTCTGCCGTCGACAAACAACTCCGGCGCAGCGTACTCCAGCGAACCGCACGGAGTACGCAAAGCAGCCCCTGCGCTCCAAATGTTAGATAAGCCGAAATctgaaaacaatatttcattatagatagatagcaAGATTAGAAGCAATATTTcattaggtgccgtgtggttcccggcactattacaaaaaagaataggaccaccccatctctttcccatggatgtcgtaaaaggcgactaagggataggcttattaacttaggattcctcttttaggcgatgggctagcaacctgtcactatttgaatctcggttctatcgttgagccaaatagctgaacgtggccattcagtcttttcaagactgttggctctgtctaccccgcaagggatatagacgtgatcatatgtatgtatgtagatagatagatgaaAGCATTTGTTTGGGCTATCGGACTCCTCAATATCTatactagtattataaagctgaagagtttgtttgtttgaacgcgctaatctcaggaactactggttcgtatgaaaaattcttttactgAGGATCTCCTAATCACAAAAGGCACATGGTTGCCATAATTTTCTGGGCAACTGATCCCATGACAGACAGGAGTTTGGTTGACAGGTGTGAATTTTTTTCGTTTGCGGAtgtgatatatacatatatgtatgttcaaagaagtttgaaatgttataaaaactcCTTGTTATGTTCTTGTTTATCTGTGGTGCGGCGTCCCATGCGCGCGCATCTTTGAAATACATGGCATTCGTGTCCAAGCTATCCTGTGGTTTTATGgcatgaatatttattaatatctataaatatatcagGATGTAAGCGGAccggctcctctccagagagacgCGACCAGGACTGACGCTAGGTGAatgaaaaacaagaaaaatgtAGTTAAAACGTCACGACTCCATcgctacatattataaagtcccgCTATTTTATTTGTCTTATGTGTTATCTCGGgaagttgtggacggatttcGTCCGTGTTTGAAATATTGGAAAGAGGATTTTCTGTGAAAGGTTTTTATCTTctaatgctacccgtgcgaagcaggggcgggtcgctagttgtaTATAAGTAAGAGGAAACTTACCAACAATTTTTATGTACTGCTTGGAACTGTCCAACATTATGTTCTCCATTTTGAGGTcactgtaaaaataatattttttttaatttaataatcaaaCCTAGAAACTAAATTCTATGAaaccaatacatacatacatatatataatcacgtctttatcacttgccagacagagccagcagtcctgaaagactgaaaggccacgttcagctgtttaattctatcatcaagcctaacagctgaaacCAATACACATTTGAAATCGAAATCAAAACTCCAAGAACACTGTTCCCATATTCTACTTACTCTTTTTTACCTCTTCCTGACTCTAGTCCTAGTAACATTCCCACCACGAGAGGAGAACGCGGTACCTTGCACCTTAGCTCCTTGCCCAAGGTCGTACCccgtcaggttttacacgaagcggccCATCTGACCTCAACTTATATTCGATCATGGTAAacccagttgcctgaatgtgcaggtttccttacgatgttttccctcacagAAAGAGCACTTAgcatatgccgtgtggttcccggcaccaataaaa of the Amyelois transitella isolate CPQ chromosome 19, ilAmyTran1.1, whole genome shotgun sequence genome contains:
- the LOC106139701 gene encoding serine/threonine-protein kinase NIM1, coding for MSTNARSRNQVYSVGNYLMTGKVLGKGHFARVEEATHRIIGKKVAIKIIDLTCIKEEYARRNLHREPRVMAKLRHPCIAALYETMMHGPRLYVVMEAAGGGDLCTHVLSQSGRGGARGLPEARARSLAAQLVSAVRHMHSRGVVHRDLKMENIMLDSSKQYIKIVDFGLSNIWSAGAALRTPCGSLEYAAPELFVDGRRYGPEVDLWSIGVIVYGMVTGGLPFTGGDGGDGKSRPQLRAAIARGFTRKQRAALACVSSECKTFIQQLLEPDVEQRMKIEEAARHRWIKKPGMRMKTHPLGAVDPKANREIYKQIAELSGRTVIDVIAEVKADPFGAIAGIYNIKTHLHQTQVPGDLLWSANMIEPRPISPPEYQAKDHSVPPITKPILRRSTSPQKAAKPKLEPPKIVNRVLNPAIPKPVKQEQKPVIKRPPHVVLSRPPTAFCDKKPVFKMNDYGDCFDPRLPSITEHSSTDVNEPRNARRYTRTSCMRSVPAEEEKRLSSCPARGDVKRTEFYRRAGDGLPSWRATGVVSPPTRILLQNTATTIKRASLGNIVSPHSSSNSHCKSERAMPVGWFTSRSKDTTTPHLQRLRRTAPMK